The genomic DNA GGAACCCGCATGTTTACCGTGTCCCAATTGCGAAACTGCATTGAAGAAGGCCTTTCTCCACTGACCTGCGAATTCACCCTGTGCCGGGATGCGTCCCTGACCCTCAAGGTATTCGACGCCGAAACCGGCCGCGTTGACCTGGTCGTCACCGGGATCAGCACTAACCGCCTCCAAACCCCGCAGGACGTGGAAAAGATGGTCGAAGAACTGCGCTATGAGCTGCAAAGCAACAATGTGGGCAAGCTCACTCTGGATGATTTGCCTTCAACGACGCCCCAATGAAATAGAACACCCCGCCCACCGCGATAAACGCCCCCAGCATGTAGAACATGCTGTAGGCCGGCAGGCTGGCGAGCACCAGCCCGCACAGCACCGGCCCCAGCGCCGCGCCCAGGTTGGACAGGTTCTGCGCCCCGTAATACATGCCGCGAAGGTGGTCCGGGGCAATCCGGTCGATGAACATGTATTCGGCCGGAAACACAATAATCTCCCCCACCGTAAACACCGTCATCGCCAGCACCCACCACCCCACGCTGGTGGACAATGCAAAGCCCACCAATCCCAGCATGAACATGCCCAGGCCTGCGATCAGCCAGCGGCTCAAGTGACGGTGCGAGATGCGCCGGCCAATCACGTACTGCAAGGCAATCACCAGCACGGCGTTGGTGGTCAGCACGGCGCTGACCACGGTGTAGGTGTAGTCCGCCGTGGTGGTGGTCACCAGGTATTGCGACAGCCAGGCGGTGAATTGCCCGTACACCACGGCACTGAGCAACCCGCCGATGGTGAAGCACACCAGCCGGTGGTCGCGCAGCAACACCCGGCCGACGGCGAGGAAAGAGACGGGCTTTTGCGTCACGTCGACGGTCGCCAGGGTACGGTCGCCCCAGCGCCAATACAGCAGGAAGAACACCCCGCCCAGCAACGCCGAGAAGATAAACGGCAGGCTGATGTCCCCCTTGGCCACCACGGCCCCGAAGGCCGGCCCGACTGCGTAGCCGATGTTGGTGAGGGTGTACTTGATGGAAAACACTTCGCTGCGCGCCTCGAAAGGCAACAGGCTGGCGAAACCGGCTTTGACTGCAATATCGATGACCGCGTAGGCCAGGTTGATCAGGATCAGGCAGCCGTAAAACAGCCAGATATCATGCGCCAGTACCGTACCGACAAACCCGAGCACAAACAGCGCGCTCAGGGCCAGCAACAGCCGATAGCTGTTGACGCGGTCGACCAGAAAGCCGCCATACACACTGAGCAGCGAGCCGACGATCAACGAACTGCCGATCACCAGCCCGACCTGGGTGATGTCGAGAGTGAAGTGGCGGGAGAGGTAAATCACCAGGTACGGGAACGTGATCGCCTTGGCCAACGTCAGCAGCAACGTAGCGCCCAGCAACAGGTTCACGGTTCGCGGGTAGTTTCTGATGGTGGCAAGCATCCTGCTCTCGACGGTTGACGGTAACGCGGCCATTACAGCCGCTTACCTTAACCCAGAGACAGGGAAAAACGCGTGTCACTTTTTGACCGGGGTGATCTCGAGGATAGTGCCGTTGGTGGTCTTGACCAGCACAAACCGGTCGCCGACCCGTGCCCATTGGCTGTCGGCCTCAGGTTGCTTCAGGCCGCGCTTTTTCCAGTCGCTGACAGCCGACTCCTTGCGCATCAGGATATCCGGGGCGCGGTCGCCTTCCTTGAGGTCACGCGTGTTGATGTTTGAAGGCTTCACCGTTTCCTGGGGCGTATCGCCGGCTTGCACGACAAAACTGGCGGTGGACAGGCTGGCGGCAACCAGCAGGCAGGCAGCGAGATTTCTGGATTTCATGGGTGCTCCTTCAATGATTGACGCGTACCCAGGTTCCGACCACAGGCGCGCGGAATCATTCAGCCTGCTAACCTTGCGCCAGCCAATTCTCGAGTCCGACAACAATGAAAACAGCCCTGACCCGAACCAAGCTCCTCGCCAGCGCCCTGGTGGTCGCTGCCGTGATCGGTGGCGCTGCGTATTACCTGGTCGACCGCCATGTGGTCACAGGCCTGGTGGGCGGCACCGAGTACAGTGAAGACCAGTTGAATGAAGGCGATGTGGCAGACATCCACACACTGACCCTGCCGGAAGCGAAAAAACGCCTGAATTACCTCGTGCTGGATGTACGCGACAGCATCAACCAGATCGCAATGATGGAAAGCCTGCGCCTGGAAATCTCCCCGGCGTCGAAAACCGACAAAGCGGGCGTCGAGAAAAAAGAGCTGCGCTATGACGAACCTTTCGTGCCCGTTGCGGCTGCCGAGCTGAAAGCTGCGCTGGAAAATCTCAAGCAACAGCCACCGGCATTCGCGCAACTGTTCTTCGACAACCGGTCGGGGCTGAAACTGGAGGTGGAGCCGATTCGTGACGTGCTCAAGCGTGGCGCCCTGCCCGACCAGCGCCACGAGGAACGCTACGCCGTGCAGACCCTGCATTGGCGCGACGGCACGCAGCAGCCCTTCGCCGAAGCGGGTGTGGAAGAAGCCGACGCCGAAGACACCACCAAGGCCGAACTCAAGACCAACAAGCCGCTTGAGCGCATCAATGTCGCTCTCACCTATCCCGCCTACCCGGCCTTCAAAAAGATCGTGCTCGACTCCGCTCACCCCAAAGCCAGCGGCGAAGACGGCGACAGCTACAAATTGACCGCCCTGGCGGAGGGCCGCGCCTCGCTGCTGCTGGCCACGCCCAAGGACAAGACCTTCGTGATCCAGGGCCTGACCGCCGACGGCAAAACCCTCTACAGCGACGGCAGCAGTTCCAA from Pseudomonas tolaasii NCPPB 2192 includes the following:
- a CDS encoding RcnB family protein, giving the protein MKSRNLAACLLVAASLSTASFVVQAGDTPQETVKPSNINTRDLKEGDRAPDILMRKESAVSDWKKRGLKQPEADSQWARVGDRFVLVKTTNGTILEITPVKK
- a CDS encoding MFS transporter, whose protein sequence is MLATIRNYPRTVNLLLGATLLLTLAKAITFPYLVIYLSRHFTLDITQVGLVIGSSLIVGSLLSVYGGFLVDRVNSYRLLLALSALFVLGFVGTVLAHDIWLFYGCLILINLAYAVIDIAVKAGFASLLPFEARSEVFSIKYTLTNIGYAVGPAFGAVVAKGDISLPFIFSALLGGVFFLLYWRWGDRTLATVDVTQKPVSFLAVGRVLLRDHRLVCFTIGGLLSAVVYGQFTAWLSQYLVTTTTADYTYTVVSAVLTTNAVLVIALQYVIGRRISHRHLSRWLIAGLGMFMLGLVGFALSTSVGWWVLAMTVFTVGEIIVFPAEYMFIDRIAPDHLRGMYYGAQNLSNLGAALGPVLCGLVLASLPAYSMFYMLGAFIAVGGVFYFIGASLKANHPE
- a CDS encoding DUF1652 domain-containing protein, which gives rise to MFTVSQLRNCIEEGLSPLTCEFTLCRDASLTLKVFDAETGRVDLVVTGISTNRLQTPQDVEKMVEELRYELQSNNVGKLTLDDLPSTTPQ